From one Melioribacteraceae bacterium genomic stretch:
- a CDS encoding sigma-70 family RNA polymerase sigma factor, with amino-acid sequence MSRKLTEFTDEELIKEFQDNETLEAYEILVKRFKDPLTNFVFRFVGDRDASTDIVQDTMIKFYLNKDSYKSFAKFSTWIYTIAGNLAKNELKRRKRRKIYSLDNSIDDDESKKLQIEDKSYFEPDRLADSNIKSKIIQSALLKVKPVYREVVILRDVEEFSYEEIADITGLSIGTVKSRINRGRTQLQKLLKNIYKE; translated from the coding sequence TTGAGTAGAAAGCTTACAGAATTTACGGACGAAGAACTTATCAAAGAGTTTCAGGATAACGAAACTCTTGAAGCGTATGAAATTTTGGTTAAGAGATTCAAAGACCCCTTGACCAATTTTGTTTTTAGATTTGTTGGTGATCGCGATGCCAGTACCGATATCGTTCAAGATACGATGATAAAATTCTACTTGAACAAGGACTCATACAAATCATTTGCGAAATTTTCGACTTGGATTTATACTATTGCCGGTAATCTAGCTAAAAATGAATTAAAGAGAAGAAAGAGAAGGAAAATTTACTCTCTCGATAATTCGATTGATGATGACGAAAGTAAGAAACTCCAAATTGAGGACAAGTCTTATTTTGAACCGGATAGATTAGCAGATAGCAATATCAAAAGTAAAATCATCCAAAGTGCACTGTTAAAAGTAAAACCTGTTTATAGAGAAGTAGTTATTCTCAGAGATGTTGAAGAATTTTCATATGAAGAAATTGCTGATATCACCGGACTTTCAATCGGTACTGTAAAATCAAGAATTAACAGAGGAAGAACACAACTTCAGAAATTATTAAAAAATATATACAAAGAGTAA
- the holA gene encoding DNA polymerase III subunit delta, producing MAKVQHRSIYEIPELVKSNKLPHVNFLCGEDTFAIDGALKILIDWIEPSIGSEFDKEIISADKNSSSQNIIDLALAFPFGGMKKLIVIKDFNNLDEKNKFVELITDPPEYLHLILIQYGTVTATKTEPYASLHKNKLMFEAKKLKPDELADWLVKHAKKNRVVLSYENAVALTEIVGDEKSLLENQVNKMYDYVGEGGVLTFDVISSLASTTRKYTTFNLQDEIGRGNKAKALEIAINLLDSGTEMGQLIANLSRYFLLNMQSIELKSKRFELAEAAKEAGANFFYYKNTTNSKIYNNPGHLKKAAEALFKADLILKTTSADPRTVLTILISEMIPD from the coding sequence ATGGCAAAAGTTCAACATAGATCAATTTATGAAATTCCGGAATTGGTGAAATCAAATAAATTACCGCATGTTAATTTTCTATGCGGTGAGGATACTTTTGCAATCGATGGTGCGTTAAAAATTTTAATTGACTGGATCGAACCGTCAATCGGTTCTGAGTTTGACAAAGAAATTATTTCAGCAGATAAAAATAGTTCATCACAAAATATTATCGATTTAGCTTTGGCATTTCCCTTTGGAGGGATGAAAAAATTAATTGTTATAAAAGATTTTAATAATCTTGATGAAAAAAATAAATTTGTGGAATTAATAACCGACCCTCCCGAATATCTTCACTTAATACTTATTCAATATGGCACAGTAACGGCAACTAAGACTGAACCTTATGCGTCACTTCACAAAAATAAATTGATGTTTGAAGCAAAAAAGTTAAAGCCGGATGAACTTGCTGATTGGTTGGTAAAGCATGCTAAAAAGAACAGGGTAGTATTATCCTATGAAAATGCTGTCGCGTTAACTGAAATTGTTGGTGATGAAAAATCACTTCTTGAGAATCAGGTGAATAAGATGTATGATTATGTTGGTGAGGGAGGAGTACTAACTTTTGATGTAATTTCTTCGCTTGCTTCGACCACAAGAAAATATACTACCTTCAATTTGCAAGACGAAATTGGCAGGGGAAACAAAGCTAAGGCACTAGAAATCGCAATAAATTTGTTAGATAGTGGGACTGAAATGGGGCAACTTATTGCCAATTTGAGCCGATATTTTTTGCTTAACATGCAGTCAATTGAGTTAAAAAGTAAACGTTTTGAATTGGCGGAAGCTGCAAAGGAAGCCGGGGCAAATTTCTTCTATTATAAGAATACTACCAATTCCAAAATTTACAATAATCCGGGTCATCTTAAAAAAGCCGCCGAAGCACTTTTTAAGGCAGATTTAATTCTGAAAACAACATCCGCTGACCCAAGGACTGTCCTAACAATATTAATAAGTGAGATGATTCCGGATTGA
- a CDS encoding sodium-dependent transporter produces the protein MKQQEFFTSRWGLIIATLGIAVGTGNIWRFSRIVAQNGGGSFLIPWVVFLLFWSIPLIIAEFAIGKSTRLGPVGAISKTAGKQFGWMGAFIALVSTAIMFYYSVVTGWCLYYFSSAISGNLFETQSHLEYWNNFSTSSLPVLFHALAIGIGAIVIYRGIVKGIEKTNKILVTSLVVILLILFIRAITLPNAIEGIEYFFTPKSEFLLDYKVWLNALTQNAWDTGAGWGLILVYATYMRKKEDIPLNAALIGFGNNSISLIAGITIFSTVFALSSVDAMNQISQSGPANTGLTFIYLPILFSKISNSVGLNSFFAVIFFLALSFAALTSLISLIELTTRVFIDYGMNRKKAIKIVAAAGFVLGLPSALNLDFFTNQDWVWGVGLVLSGAFIAFAVNKFGVDKFRQEIINAPGSDIKIGKWFNVSMKYLIPLQAIVLLFWWLISSVTWDPLWWNPFHAENAGTCLVQWGLFILVFYFFNKKIVHPNWLSK, from the coding sequence ATGAAGCAACAAGAGTTTTTTACATCTCGATGGGGATTGATAATTGCTACTCTCGGTATTGCCGTCGGTACCGGGAATATCTGGCGATTTTCTAGAATTGTTGCACAGAACGGCGGCGGTTCATTTTTAATCCCTTGGGTTGTATTCCTTTTATTTTGGTCTATTCCTCTTATCATTGCTGAATTTGCTATCGGTAAATCAACACGCCTCGGACCGGTTGGGGCAATCTCAAAAACTGCAGGCAAACAATTTGGTTGGATGGGGGCATTCATTGCTCTCGTATCCACAGCTATTATGTTCTATTACTCGGTGGTTACCGGATGGTGTTTATATTATTTCTCTTCTGCAATTTCAGGAAATTTATTTGAGACTCAAAGTCACTTAGAGTACTGGAATAATTTCTCAACAAGTTCTTTGCCGGTTTTATTTCACGCATTAGCAATCGGTATTGGTGCAATTGTAATTTATAGGGGAATTGTAAAAGGAATTGAGAAAACTAATAAAATACTGGTCACTTCATTAGTTGTCATTTTACTTATACTCTTTATTCGAGCCATTACATTACCAAACGCTATCGAGGGAATTGAATATTTCTTTACACCAAAATCAGAATTTTTACTTGATTATAAAGTTTGGCTAAATGCACTTACACAAAATGCTTGGGATACCGGTGCCGGTTGGGGATTAATTTTAGTCTATGCTACTTACATGAGAAAGAAAGAGGACATCCCCTTAAATGCCGCACTTATTGGGTTTGGAAATAACTCCATTTCACTTATTGCCGGGATTACAATTTTTTCAACGGTGTTTGCGTTAAGCTCGGTTGATGCGATGAATCAAATATCTCAATCCGGTCCGGCAAATACTGGATTGACATTTATCTATTTGCCTATTCTCTTTTCGAAAATATCCAACAGTGTTGGATTAAATTCTTTTTTTGCAGTAATATTTTTCCTTGCTCTCTCATTTGCTGCACTAACTTCACTAATATCTTTGATTGAATTAACAACTCGTGTATTTATTGATTATGGAATGAATCGGAAGAAAGCTATTAAAATTGTTGCGGCTGCCGGTTTTGTTCTAGGCTTACCCTCGGCTTTAAATCTTGATTTTTTTACAAACCAGGATTGGGTCTGGGGGGTTGGATTAGTTTTGAGCGGTGCATTTATTGCATTCGCTGTCAATAAATTTGGGGTCGATAAGTTTAGGCAGGAAATAATAAATGCTCCGGGAAGTGATATAAAAATTGGAAAATGGTTCAATGTTTCGATGAAGTATTTAATACCTCTGCAAGCAATTGTATTATTGTTCTGGTGGTTAATTTCATCGGTAACGTGGGATCCTCTATGGTGGAACCCATTTCATGCAGAAAATGCCGGAACTTGTTTAGTTCAATGGGGACTCTTTATTTTAGTATTTTACTTTTTTAATAAAAAAATTGTTCATCCAAACTGGCTTAGCAAATGA